From the genome of Winogradskyella forsetii, one region includes:
- a CDS encoding tetratricopeptide repeat protein — translation MQNSHEDENFPLTRFESMLKTNDILFFDSAEFENIIHHYLENGKIALSKRAIKLGLEQHPTSINLRLFQVEILVIENKFIEADDLLDRLHNIEPNNEEIFIQKANVLSKQDEHQKAIDTLLIAIEMSNSPEDDADLYALVGMEYLFLDQFENAIIYFKKCLESDTMDYSALHNIVYCYDFLNKNEEAITYLNTFLDTNPYCEVAWQQLGRQYFEIKEYAKANAALDFAIISDDTFVGAYLEKGKVLEKLKQYDNAIENYKITLALDDPTSFALLRIGQCYSKLGQEDLAIQFFKKTIDEDPLLDKGWIAITKFYMKRVNYQKALYYINKAVNIDGENVLYWKLYATINKRLNFLEEAERGYKRTLELGNYELDTWLDRADILTSLGEYEAAIFNLIQTTEFYPENAEIEYRLAGLYFTVHQSEEGRFHLKNATCLNIDYSFIISELFPQLTEKPLVKAIISDAKKMSN, via the coding sequence ATGCAAAACAGTCACGAAGACGAAAATTTCCCTCTAACTCGATTCGAGTCCATGTTAAAGACCAATGACATTTTGTTCTTTGATTCAGCCGAATTTGAAAATATCATACACCACTATCTTGAAAATGGTAAGATTGCACTTTCTAAACGTGCAATAAAATTAGGTTTGGAACAACACCCAACATCCATCAACCTAAGATTGTTTCAAGTTGAAATATTGGTGATTGAGAATAAATTTATAGAAGCCGATGACCTTTTGGATAGACTTCATAATATTGAACCCAATAATGAAGAAATATTCATTCAAAAGGCCAATGTTTTATCTAAACAGGACGAACATCAAAAGGCTATAGACACCCTTTTAATTGCCATTGAAATGTCCAACTCGCCAGAAGATGATGCAGATTTGTATGCCTTGGTTGGTATGGAATATTTGTTTTTGGATCAATTTGAAAATGCCATCATTTATTTCAAAAAGTGCTTGGAAAGTGATACTATGGATTATTCTGCACTTCATAATATTGTGTATTGTTATGATTTCTTGAATAAAAATGAGGAAGCTATTACGTATCTCAACACCTTTTTAGACACCAACCCCTATTGCGAAGTCGCCTGGCAACAATTAGGCCGACAATATTTTGAAATTAAGGAGTATGCAAAAGCCAATGCGGCTTTGGATTTCGCCATTATTTCCGATGATACTTTTGTTGGGGCTTACTTAGAAAAAGGTAAGGTTTTAGAGAAGTTGAAACAATACGATAATGCCATTGAAAATTACAAAATCACTTTAGCATTAGACGACCCAACGTCATTTGCTCTTTTGCGTATTGGTCAATGTTATTCAAAACTTGGTCAAGAAGATTTAGCAATTCAATTTTTCAAAAAAACCATTGACGAAGATCCTTTATTAGATAAAGGCTGGATTGCGATTACCAAATTTTACATGAAACGTGTCAACTATCAAAAAGCTTTGTATTATATCAATAAAGCGGTCAATATCGATGGCGAAAATGTATTGTATTGGAAATTATATGCCACGATAAACAAACGTTTAAACTTTCTTGAAGAAGCAGAACGTGGTTACAAACGTACTTTGGAATTGGGTAATTACGAATTAGACACGTGGTTGGATCGTGCTGATATTCTGACATCTTTAGGCGAATATGAAGCTGCTATTTTTAATCTTATTCAAACTACAGAATTCTACCCAGAAAATGCTGAAATCGAATACCGTTTAGCTGGTCTTTATTTCACGGTACATCAATCTGAAGAAGGGCGTTTCCATCTTAAAAACGCTACCTGTCTTAATATTGACTACAGTTTTATTATTTCGGAATTATTTCCACAACTCACGGAAAAGCCATTGGTTAAGGCGATAATTTCAGACGCTAAAAAGATGTCGAACTAA
- a CDS encoding DUF368 domain-containing protein: MQSTRTLIDRIFLVIKGLAMGAANKVPGVSGGVVAFVAGFYQEFIYSLQRVNKTAFKFLLNGRFRSFYRYINGKFLSLLFLGMVVSYFSVSKILDYLIVHYELYVWSTFFGMILGSIYYISKDFKEWNRTTLLALTLGAIVGISISFLDPATENDNLFFVFFCGIISVSGMTLPGFSGSFILILLGNYVLLLVDSVNALYDTMFDIFSGNFEFIHNEIRLRLLKVLVVFTLGSVTGLVTFSHMLNYILKHYKNITLATIMGFIIGSLGVVWPWKETVYKKNLDGSQILDSTGKEIIINYERFLPELNAQTYIAIAYIAIGILIVLGLEWYGQRTRQIKT, translated from the coding sequence ATGCAAAGTACCAGAACCCTTATAGATCGTATATTTTTGGTCATTAAAGGTTTGGCTATGGGAGCTGCCAATAAAGTTCCTGGTGTTTCTGGTGGTGTTGTTGCTTTTGTCGCAGGTTTTTACCAAGAATTTATTTACTCATTACAACGCGTCAATAAAACAGCTTTTAAATTTTTATTAAACGGAAGATTTAGAAGTTTCTATCGTTACATTAACGGTAAATTTTTAAGCTTACTATTCTTAGGAATGGTGGTAAGTTATTTCAGTGTTTCAAAAATCCTTGACTATCTCATTGTACACTACGAGCTTTATGTTTGGAGTACATTCTTCGGAATGATTTTAGGTTCTATATATTACATCAGCAAAGATTTTAAAGAATGGAACAGAACCACACTTTTAGCTTTAACCCTTGGCGCTATTGTGGGCATCAGTATCAGTTTCTTAGATCCTGCAACCGAAAATGACAATCTCTTTTTTGTGTTTTTTTGTGGTATTATTAGTGTTTCTGGTATGACGTTACCAGGTTTTTCTGGCTCATTTATTCTTATACTTTTAGGAAATTATGTGTTGCTTTTGGTCGATTCCGTCAATGCACTTTATGACACCATGTTCGACATTTTTAGTGGTAATTTCGAATTTATCCATAATGAAATCCGCTTGAGACTCTTAAAAGTTTTAGTGGTTTTCACATTGGGTTCTGTTACAGGCTTAGTGACATTTTCCCATATGTTGAATTATATTCTAAAACATTATAAAAATATTACATTAGCAACCATAATGGGTTTTATAATAGGCTCGCTTGGCGTGGTTTGGCCATGGAAAGAAACAGTTTACAAAAAAAACCTTGATGGTTCGCAAATTTTAGATTCTACAGGAAAGGAAATTATCATTAATTATGAGCGGTTTTTACCAGAACTCAACGCCCAAACTTACATTGCAATTGCTTATATTGCCATTGGGATCCTCATAGTTTTAGGATTAGAATGGTATGGACAACGCACAAGACAAATCAAAACTTAA
- a CDS encoding aspartate aminotransferase family protein produces MKSDFFKYQAQTTPHPLAMEISHAKGSYIYDTNGKAYLDFVAGVSACSLGHSHPKVVDAVKKQLDKYLHVMVYGEYAQKPAVDLSKLLAKHLPEPLESTYLVNSGTEAIEGSLKLARRFTGRSEIIAAKNAYHGNTMGSLSLMDYEERKQPFLPLIPDIKHIAFNSENDLLQITEKTAAVILETIQGGAGFIEPTDNYLAKVQQRCNSVGAVFILDEIQPGIGRTGKLFGFENYNCQPDIVVTGKGLGGGLPIGAFTASKKMMDTLSDNPKLGHITTFGGNPVIAAAALATLKEITESNLMAEALEKEQLFRQHLQHKHIKVIRGRGLMLAAFTENSELTNEVILKAQEHGLILFWLLFEPKAIRITPPLTISNEEIIKGCGIIKSILDTI; encoded by the coding sequence TTGAAATCAGACTTTTTTAAATATCAAGCCCAAACCACGCCTCATCCTTTAGCGATGGAAATTAGCCATGCCAAAGGTTCTTATATTTATGACACGAACGGCAAAGCTTATCTCGATTTTGTTGCAGGTGTTTCTGCATGTAGCTTAGGACATTCACATCCAAAAGTGGTCGATGCCGTAAAAAAACAATTAGATAAATATTTACATGTGATGGTTTATGGCGAGTATGCTCAAAAACCAGCTGTTGACCTATCAAAATTATTAGCAAAGCATTTACCAGAACCGTTAGAATCCACTTATTTAGTAAATTCGGGAACAGAAGCTATTGAAGGTAGTTTAAAATTAGCACGACGATTTACAGGACGCTCAGAAATCATTGCTGCAAAAAACGCCTATCATGGCAATACCATGGGCTCGTTGAGTCTTATGGATTATGAAGAACGCAAACAGCCTTTTTTGCCATTAATTCCAGATATAAAACATATTGCATTCAATTCTGAAAACGATTTACTTCAGATTACAGAAAAAACGGCTGCAGTAATCTTAGAAACCATCCAAGGAGGCGCTGGTTTTATTGAACCTACTGATAATTATTTAGCGAAAGTACAGCAACGTTGTAACTCAGTTGGTGCCGTTTTTATATTAGATGAAATCCAACCTGGCATTGGCAGAACGGGAAAACTGTTCGGATTTGAGAATTATAACTGCCAACCAGATATTGTGGTTACAGGCAAAGGCTTAGGTGGTGGTTTACCGATTGGAGCATTTACCGCTTCAAAAAAAATGATGGACACGTTGAGTGATAATCCAAAACTTGGCCATATCACAACCTTTGGTGGCAATCCGGTTATTGCGGCTGCAGCTTTAGCCACTTTGAAGGAAATAACAGAATCCAATCTTATGGCAGAAGCCTTGGAAAAGGAACAGTTATTCAGGCAACATCTTCAGCATAAACATATCAAAGTCATTAGAGGTCGTGGATTAATGTTGGCGGCGTTTACCGAAAATTCAGAACTTACAAATGAGGTTATTTTGAAAGCCCAAGAGCATGGATTAATATTATTTTGGTTGCTTTTTGAACCTAAAGCCATCCGAATTACACCGCCTTTGACCATTTCAAACGAAGAAATAATTAAAGGTTGCGGTATTATTAAGTCAATACTGGATACAATTTAA
- a CDS encoding DUF368 domain-containing protein, giving the protein MQRRFIDYLVITFKGIAMGAADVVPGVSGGTIAFISGIYEELIESIDKVNLGFFKVWKQEGFKQAWNSINGNFLLALFSGIAISILSLAKLIKWLLHHEPILLWSFFFGLVLASILYIAKQINGWSAKLVIAIIITSILSFYITLAEPFASPDSPLYMLFCGFIAIIAMILPGVSGAFILLILGAYQTAIDTINNLRDGLLTGNMELFKDAFLKFILLAVGAVIGLKVFSKALNWMFKHHKNLTLAILTGFMIGSLNKIWPWKEVLKTRVNSEGEVVTLLDKSILPSSYAGDSELLLAIIFIITGFAAILILESLGKQKNKV; this is encoded by the coding sequence ATGCAAAGACGATTTATAGATTACTTGGTCATCACTTTTAAAGGTATAGCCATGGGAGCTGCTGATGTTGTTCCTGGCGTTTCTGGCGGAACTATAGCCTTTATTTCTGGTATTTACGAAGAACTTATTGAAAGTATTGATAAAGTTAATCTCGGGTTTTTTAAAGTTTGGAAACAGGAAGGCTTTAAACAAGCGTGGAACTCCATCAACGGTAATTTCCTATTAGCGCTTTTTTCTGGAATTGCGATAAGTATTTTATCCTTGGCAAAATTAATAAAGTGGCTTTTACATCATGAACCTATTCTACTTTGGTCCTTTTTTTTCGGACTTGTTTTAGCCAGTATTCTTTACATAGCCAAACAAATTAACGGTTGGTCTGCCAAGTTGGTGATCGCCATTATAATCACTTCTATCCTATCGTTTTACATTACGCTTGCTGAACCATTTGCCTCTCCAGACAGTCCTTTATATATGCTGTTTTGCGGTTTTATTGCTATAATCGCCATGATTTTACCAGGCGTTTCTGGCGCATTTATTTTGCTTATTCTTGGTGCTTATCAAACAGCAATTGATACGATAAATAATTTAAGGGATGGTTTGCTCACTGGGAATATGGAACTTTTTAAGGATGCATTTTTAAAATTTATATTGCTAGCGGTTGGTGCAGTGATAGGATTAAAAGTGTTTTCTAAAGCGTTGAATTGGATGTTCAAACACCATAAGAATCTTACGTTGGCCATCTTAACCGGATTTATGATTGGGTCCTTAAATAAAATTTGGCCTTGGAAAGAAGTTCTAAAAACGCGTGTAAATTCGGAAGGTGAAGTCGTAACCTTATTGGACAAAAGTATTTTACCATCGTCTTATGCTGGAGATAGCGAGCTTTTACTGGCTATTATTTTTATCATTACCGGCTTTGCTGCAATACTTATTCTAGAAAGCTTAGGCAAGCAAAAAAACAAGGTATAA
- a CDS encoding shikimate dehydrogenase family protein: MDNAQDKSKLKFGLVGRDISYSFSRGYFADKFDKENLPYSYVNFDLQSIDELKAITENTSALTGLNVTIPYKEQVIPLLDKLNKEAEKIGAVNTIRITKKGKLIGYNTDFYGFKNSIEPHLKPHHKKALILGTGGASKAIAYALKKLNIQFDFVSRSHKKGVTFLYSDLTENIISDYTIIINCTPIGTFPKVDDCPDIPYSALTENHILYDLIYNPEQTKFLKNGFQRGATTINGLEMLRLQAEKSWEIWFNIKLDI; the protein is encoded by the coding sequence ATGGACAACGCACAAGACAAATCAAAACTTAAATTCGGGCTCGTAGGACGGGATATCTCCTACTCCTTTTCAAGAGGTTATTTTGCCGATAAATTCGACAAGGAAAATTTGCCCTATTCCTATGTTAATTTCGATTTGCAATCCATAGACGAACTTAAAGCCATAACTGAAAATACGTCAGCCTTAACAGGCCTAAATGTAACCATTCCCTATAAAGAACAAGTCATTCCGTTGCTTGACAAATTGAATAAGGAAGCAGAAAAAATCGGAGCCGTAAACACGATTCGAATTACAAAAAAAGGAAAACTTATTGGTTATAATACCGATTTTTACGGTTTTAAAAATTCTATCGAACCACATTTAAAACCACACCATAAAAAAGCCTTAATACTTGGCACAGGTGGCGCTTCTAAAGCGATTGCTTATGCGCTTAAAAAGCTGAACATTCAATTTGATTTTGTATCCCGTTCCCATAAAAAAGGCGTTACATTTTTATATTCGGATTTAACAGAAAACATCATATCCGATTATACGATTATTATCAATTGTACACCTATTGGCACATTTCCAAAAGTTGATGATTGTCCTGATATTCCGTATTCAGCTTTAACCGAAAATCATATTTTGTACGATCTTATTTATAATCCTGAACAAACCAAATTCCTAAAAAATGGTTTTCAGAGAGGAGCAACCACAATCAATGGTTTAGAAATGCTCCGCTTACAAGCGGAAAAATCTTGGGAGATATGGTTTAATATCAAATTGGATATTTAA